A genomic segment from Acidimicrobiales bacterium encodes:
- a CDS encoding cobalamin B12-binding domain-containing protein produces the protein MEHRYRVVVAKTGLDGHDRGVKVIARALRDAGFEVIYTGLFQTPEQVAAAVVQEDADAVGLSVLSGAHLTLFPRVIAELRAQGREDALVFGGGIIPDADVPALEAAGVAAVFSPGTSIDTITDWLTTALEARERNMEAHA, from the coding sequence GTGGAGCACCGCTACCGGGTCGTCGTGGCCAAGACCGGCCTCGACGGTCACGACCGCGGCGTGAAGGTCATCGCCCGGGCGCTCCGCGACGCCGGGTTCGAGGTCATCTACACCGGCCTCTTCCAGACCCCCGAGCAGGTGGCCGCCGCCGTCGTGCAGGAGGACGCCGACGCCGTCGGCCTCTCGGTGCTCTCCGGCGCCCACCTCACGCTGTTCCCCCGCGTCATCGCCGAGCTACGGGCCCAGGGGCGCGAGGATGCCCTCGTGTTCGGCGGCGGGATCATCCCCGACGCCGACGTGCCGGCCCTCGAAGCGGCCGGCGTGGCCGCGGTCTTCAGCCCCGGCACCTCGATCGACACCATCACCGACTGGCTCACGACCGCCCTCGAGGCGCGTGAGCGAAACATGGAGGCACACGCCTAG